A genomic segment from Vagococcus zengguangii encodes:
- the lysS gene encoding lysine--tRNA ligase — MNDQLIVRREKMQAIADAGLDPFGTRFERTHNSQELHTMYDGFSKEELEEQKNEATVAGRIVTKRGKGKVGFAHLQDREGQIQVYVRKDALTEEEYDLFDHADLGDFIGVTGQIMKTNTGEVTIKPSSLTFLSKALRPLPDKYHGLTNVEQRYRQRYLDLISNRDSFDRFMLRSKIVSEIRNYLNQNGYLEVETPTLHNLAGGAAARPFITHHNALDMELYLRIALELHLKRLIVGGMEKVYEIGRVFRNEGIDTTHNPEFTMLEVYTAYADYRDIMDLTEGIITHVAQTVLGKLQIEYGENLINLEGPWKRVHMVDAIKEACGVDFWQEMTDEEARAIAKEHNVEIEDHMDFGHVVNEFFEAFVEETLVQPTFIYGHPVSISPLAKKNPEDGRFTDRFEFFICGHEYGNAFTELNDPIDQRERFEAQMKEKELGNDEANEIDEDFIEALEYGMPPTGGLGIGIDRLVMLLTNSQSIRDVLLFPTMRN; from the coding sequence ATGAATGATCAGCTTATCGTACGACGAGAAAAAATGCAAGCCATCGCTGACGCTGGCCTAGATCCATTTGGCACACGTTTCGAAAGAACGCATAATTCTCAAGAATTACATACAATGTATGATGGTTTTTCAAAAGAAGAATTAGAAGAACAAAAAAATGAAGCAACTGTAGCAGGGCGTATTGTAACGAAGCGTGGTAAAGGGAAAGTTGGTTTCGCTCACTTACAAGACCGTGAAGGCCAAATTCAAGTTTACGTACGTAAAGATGCGTTAACAGAAGAAGAATATGATTTATTTGATCATGCTGATTTAGGTGACTTTATCGGAGTAACAGGCCAAATCATGAAAACAAATACAGGTGAAGTAACGATTAAACCTTCATCATTAACGTTCTTAAGTAAAGCCTTACGTCCGTTACCAGATAAATATCATGGTTTAACAAACGTCGAGCAACGTTACCGTCAACGTTATTTAGATTTAATTAGTAACCGCGACAGTTTTGATCGCTTCATGTTAAGAAGTAAAATTGTTTCAGAAATCCGTAACTACTTAAATCAAAATGGTTACTTAGAAGTTGAAACACCAACTTTACATAACTTAGCAGGTGGGGCAGCGGCTCGTCCATTTATTACACACCATAACGCTTTAGATATGGAATTATACTTACGTATCGCGTTAGAATTACACTTAAAACGTTTAATCGTTGGTGGTATGGAAAAAGTTTACGAAATCGGTCGTGTTTTCCGTAATGAAGGAATCGATACAACGCATAATCCAGAGTTTACCATGTTAGAAGTATACACAGCGTATGCTGATTACCGTGACATCATGGACTTAACAGAAGGAATTATTACACATGTTGCGCAAACTGTTCTAGGTAAATTACAAATTGAATACGGTGAAAACTTAATCAATTTAGAAGGCCCTTGGAAACGTGTCCACATGGTAGATGCAATTAAAGAAGCATGTGGTGTTGATTTCTGGCAAGAAATGACAGACGAAGAAGCACGTGCGATTGCAAAAGAACACAATGTCGAAATCGAAGATCACATGGACTTTGGGCATGTAGTTAACGAGTTCTTCGAAGCGTTTGTTGAAGAAACATTAGTTCAACCAACTTTCATTTATGGTCATCCAGTATCAATTTCGCCATTAGCGAAGAAAAATCCTGAAGATGGTCGTTTCACTGATCGTTTTGAATTCTTTATTTGTGGCCATGAATATGGTAATGCCTTTACTGAGTTGAACGATCCAATCGATCAACGTGAACGTTTTGAAGCGCAAATGAAAGAAAAAGAATTAGGTAATGATGAAGCTAACGAAATTGATGAAGACTTTATCGAAGCGTTAGAATACGGTATGCCGCCAACAGGTGGGCTAGGAATTGGTATCGATCGATTAGTTATGTTATTAACGAACTCTCAATCAATTCGTGACGTATTATTATTCCCAACAATGAGAAATTAA
- the dusB gene encoding tRNA dihydrouridine synthase DusB, translating into MWKIGNVEIPNRVVVAPMAGISNSAFRLTVKEFGAGLVVCEMISDKGIHFKNKKTLDMLHIEEGEHPISIQIFGGQKETLVEAAQFVAENTKADIIDINMGCPVNKIIKAEAGARWLLDPNKVYEMVEAVSSAVDKPVTVKMRIGWDEDHLFAVENALAAEKAGASAIAMHGRTRVQMYEGKANWDILRQVNDALTIPFMGNGDVRTPEDAKRMLDEVGCDGVMIGRAALGNPWMIYLTEHYLRTGELLEEPGPREKITTAKLHLERLVKLKGAKLATLEFRQHAAYYLKSVPRSAKAKVAINRAETPEEMALILEEFMEKSEEIALRRS; encoded by the coding sequence TTGTGGAAAATAGGTAATGTAGAAATTCCAAACCGTGTTGTCGTAGCGCCAATGGCCGGTATTAGTAATAGTGCCTTCCGTTTAACTGTTAAAGAATTTGGTGCTGGTCTAGTCGTTTGTGAGATGATCAGTGACAAAGGGATTCATTTTAAAAATAAAAAAACATTAGACATGTTGCATATCGAAGAAGGCGAACACCCGATCAGTATTCAAATTTTCGGTGGTCAAAAAGAAACCTTAGTGGAAGCGGCTCAATTCGTGGCTGAAAATACGAAAGCAGATATTATTGATATCAATATGGGCTGTCCAGTTAATAAAATCATTAAAGCCGAAGCGGGTGCGCGTTGGTTATTAGATCCAAATAAAGTGTATGAGATGGTTGAAGCTGTTTCGTCAGCGGTTGACAAACCGGTAACAGTTAAAATGCGTATCGGTTGGGATGAAGACCATTTATTTGCGGTTGAAAATGCCCTAGCCGCTGAAAAAGCGGGTGCAAGTGCCATTGCGATGCATGGACGTACTCGTGTACAAATGTACGAAGGGAAAGCGAATTGGGATATTTTACGCCAAGTAAATGATGCCTTAACGATTCCTTTTATGGGGAATGGCGACGTGCGCACACCAGAAGATGCTAAACGCATGCTGGATGAAGTTGGCTGTGATGGCGTGATGATTGGTCGTGCGGCGTTAGGGAATCCGTGGATGATCTATTTAACAGAGCATTATCTACGCACTGGTGAGCTATTAGAAGAACCAGGTCCACGTGAGAAAATTACGACGGCTAAACTGCACTTAGAACGTTTAGTTAAATTAAAAGGGGCGAAACTAGCAACGCTTGAATTTAGACAACATGCTGCCTATTATTTGAAGAGTGTGCCACGTTCGGCTAAAGCAAAAGTTGCGATTAATCGTGCTGAAACGCCAGAAGAAATGGCGTTGATTTTGGAAGAGTTTATGGAAAAATCTGAAGAGATCGCATTAAGAAGAAGTTAG
- the hslO gene encoding Hsp33 family molecular chaperone HslO: MTDYLIKALAFDGQIRAFAVNATETVSEAQRRHDTWHSASAALGRSLVGGLLLGSQLKGEDKLTVKIEGNGPGGLIMVDANGKGEVKGYITNPHVALPLNEKGKIDVRGVVGTEGSLTVIKDLGMKEPFSGQVPLVSGELGEDFTYYLANSEQVPSAVGLSVLVDTDDSIIASGGFMIQVMPGATEETLDEIERRLAEIPFVSRLIEQGEKPEEILNRLLGEENLQILDKMDVGFNCHCSKERFSGMLMTLGVADLKEIIEEDHGAETVCHFCNNKYHFSEDDLNELVAEIEGSK, translated from the coding sequence ATGACAGATTATTTAATTAAAGCATTAGCATTTGATGGACAAATTAGAGCATTTGCAGTCAATGCAACAGAAACAGTAAGCGAAGCACAACGACGTCATGATACTTGGCATAGCGCATCAGCTGCCTTGGGTCGCTCATTAGTTGGTGGTTTATTATTAGGTTCTCAATTAAAAGGTGAAGATAAATTAACAGTAAAAATCGAAGGTAATGGACCAGGTGGTTTGATTATGGTCGATGCGAATGGTAAAGGGGAAGTAAAAGGATACATTACGAACCCACACGTTGCCTTACCACTAAATGAAAAAGGCAAAATCGATGTACGTGGAGTTGTCGGTACAGAAGGTTCATTGACAGTGATTAAAGACCTAGGAATGAAAGAGCCGTTTTCAGGACAAGTTCCATTAGTTTCAGGTGAATTAGGCGAAGATTTCACATATTATTTAGCAAACTCTGAACAAGTGCCTTCAGCAGTCGGGCTAAGTGTCTTAGTGGATACCGACGATTCAATTATCGCATCAGGTGGATTCATGATCCAAGTAATGCCTGGTGCAACGGAAGAAACTCTAGATGAAATTGAACGTCGTTTAGCAGAGATTCCATTTGTTTCACGTTTAATTGAACAAGGGGAAAAACCAGAAGAAATCTTAAATCGTTTGTTAGGAGAAGAAAACCTACAAATTTTAGACAAGATGGATGTTGGGTTCAACTGTCATTGTTCAAAAGAGCGTTTTAGCGGTATGTTAATGACACTAGGCGTAGCTGACTTAAAAGAGATTATCGAAGAAGATCATGGTGCTGAAACAGTGTGCCATTTCTGTAATAATAAGTATCACTTCTCAGAGGACGATTTAAATGAATTGGTCGCTGAGATTGAAGGGTCAAAATAA
- the ftsH gene encoding ATP-dependent zinc metalloprotease FtsH yields the protein MNKKKSGAPKGTAYYLVLLIALALLMSWFFNGDRSVGTEIPYSTFSQKLDKGLVKEFEVKPGNGAYVINGTYTEKQKVESNGVKVFGGTTAETDSFSTTMLPNDSSIAKVIDKAEDVGASVKVQEESSSGAFLTILLSIVPLLFMGFLFYMMMGQGQQGGGGRGVMNFGKSKAKEADKTANKIRFSDVAGAEEEKQELVEVVEFLKDPRRFVELGARIPAGVLLEGPPGTGKTLLAKAVAGEAGVPFYSISGSDFVEMFVGVGASRVRDLFESAKKNAPSIIFIDEIDAVGRQRGAGMGGGHDEREQTLNQMLVEMDGFNGNEGVIVIAATNRSDVLDPALLRPGRFDRQILVGRPDVKGREAILKVHAKNKPLAADVDLKVIAQQTPGFAGADLENLLNEAALVAARRDKKKIDSSDVDEAQDRVIAGPAKKDRVISAKERDLVAYHEAGHTICGLVLGDARTVHKVTIVPRGRAGGYMIALPKEDRFLMTKEEMFEQIVGLLGGRVAEEVFFGVKSTGASNDFEQATGLARSMVTEYGMSDRLGTVQYEGNHQVFVGRDYGQTKAYSDQVAYEIDEEVRRILNEAHDKAKEIIEENRDKHELIAKMLLEHETLDARQIKSLFETGEMPSNDLTEEFPSETARSFEEAKQALEKKEAEKQAEYDEQHPETATETSTTDAEEAVEEVVAQAKPEVTEFPSEHQIEQNDSENEQQ from the coding sequence ATGAACAAAAAGAAGAGTGGTGCGCCTAAAGGGACGGCTTATTATCTAGTGTTATTAATTGCACTAGCGTTACTAATGAGCTGGTTTTTTAATGGAGACCGCAGTGTAGGAACAGAAATACCTTATTCGACATTTAGTCAAAAATTAGATAAAGGTTTGGTTAAAGAATTTGAAGTAAAACCAGGTAATGGTGCCTATGTCATTAATGGGACGTATACCGAGAAACAAAAAGTGGAAAGCAATGGTGTCAAAGTATTTGGAGGTACAACAGCTGAAACAGATAGTTTTAGCACAACCATGTTGCCAAATGACAGCTCAATTGCCAAAGTGATTGATAAAGCTGAAGATGTTGGAGCAAGTGTTAAAGTTCAGGAAGAAAGCAGCAGTGGGGCTTTCTTAACTATCTTATTATCAATTGTACCGTTATTATTTATGGGATTCTTATTCTATATGATGATGGGACAAGGTCAGCAAGGCGGCGGTGGCCGTGGTGTGATGAACTTCGGTAAATCAAAAGCCAAAGAAGCTGACAAAACAGCTAATAAAATTCGTTTTTCTGATGTCGCTGGTGCGGAAGAAGAAAAACAAGAGTTAGTCGAAGTGGTTGAGTTCTTGAAAGACCCACGACGTTTCGTAGAATTAGGCGCGCGTATCCCGGCAGGTGTCTTATTAGAAGGACCTCCAGGGACAGGTAAAACATTACTTGCTAAAGCCGTAGCCGGTGAAGCAGGTGTGCCGTTCTATTCAATCTCAGGTTCAGACTTCGTTGAGATGTTTGTTGGGGTTGGGGCAAGTCGTGTACGTGACTTATTCGAAAGTGCGAAGAAAAATGCACCGTCAATCATCTTCATCGATGAAATCGATGCAGTTGGTCGTCAACGTGGCGCTGGTATGGGCGGTGGACACGATGAGCGTGAACAAACCCTTAACCAAATGTTAGTTGAAATGGATGGTTTTAACGGTAATGAAGGTGTTATCGTAATTGCTGCTACGAACCGTTCAGATGTCTTGGATCCAGCATTATTAAGACCAGGTCGTTTTGACCGTCAAATCTTAGTGGGTCGTCCAGATGTTAAAGGTCGTGAAGCAATTCTGAAAGTCCATGCGAAAAACAAACCGTTAGCAGCTGATGTTGACTTGAAAGTCATTGCACAACAAACACCAGGTTTTGCAGGTGCTGATTTAGAAAACTTATTAAACGAAGCAGCGTTAGTAGCAGCTCGTCGTGATAAGAAGAAAATTGATTCATCAGACGTTGATGAAGCGCAAGACCGTGTGATTGCTGGTCCTGCTAAGAAAGACCGCGTCATTAGCGCGAAAGAGCGTGATTTAGTGGCTTACCATGAAGCAGGTCATACAATCTGTGGCTTAGTTTTAGGTGATGCTCGCACCGTTCATAAAGTAACAATTGTGCCACGTGGCCGTGCCGGTGGTTACATGATTGCTTTACCAAAAGAAGATCGTTTCTTAATGACTAAAGAAGAAATGTTCGAACAAATTGTTGGCTTACTTGGTGGACGTGTCGCAGAAGAAGTATTCTTCGGCGTGAAATCTACTGGTGCAAGCAATGACTTCGAACAAGCAACTGGCTTAGCACGTAGTATGGTAACGGAATACGGAATGAGTGACCGTCTAGGAACTGTTCAGTATGAAGGGAACCATCAAGTCTTTGTTGGTCGCGACTACGGTCAAACAAAAGCTTACTCAGATCAAGTGGCTTACGAAATCGATGAAGAAGTTCGTCGTATTTTAAACGAAGCACATGATAAAGCCAAAGAAATTATCGAAGAAAATCGTGACAAACATGAGTTAATTGCGAAAATGTTATTAGAACACGAAACGTTAGATGCTCGTCAAATTAAATCATTATTTGAAACAGGCGAAATGCCTTCTAATGATTTAACAGAAGAATTCCCCAGCGAAACAGCGCGTTCTTTTGAAGAAGCAAAACAAGCTTTAGAAAAGAAAGAAGCTGAAAAGCAAGCGGAATATGATGAACAACATCCAGAAACAGCGACTGAAACATCAACAACTGATGCCGAAGAAGCAGTTGAAGAAGTTGTGGCACAAGCGAAACCTGAAGTAACAGAATTCCCTTCAGAACATCAAATTGAGCAAAACGATAGTGAAAATGAACAACAATAG
- the hpt gene encoding hypoxanthine phosphoribosyltransferase, with protein MEKDIKKVLVSREEIAQKTQEFGAILTEEYKDTMPLVVGILKGAVPFMADLVREIKVPLEMDFMDVSSYGDALVSSGEVKIVKDLNTNVMGRDVLIVEDIIDSGRTLKYLVELFIYRQAKSVKIVTLLDKPEGRAVELEADYAGFLVPNEFVVGYGLDYKENYRHLPYVGVLKEEVYES; from the coding sequence TTGGAAAAAGACATTAAAAAAGTATTAGTAAGTAGAGAAGAAATTGCACAAAAAACACAAGAATTCGGTGCTATCTTAACGGAAGAATATAAAGATACAATGCCTTTAGTAGTAGGTATTTTAAAAGGTGCTGTGCCATTTATGGCAGATTTAGTTCGTGAAATTAAGGTGCCTTTAGAGATGGATTTCATGGATGTTTCAAGTTATGGAGATGCGTTGGTTTCTTCTGGTGAAGTTAAAATCGTGAAAGATTTAAACACAAATGTTATGGGACGTGACGTATTAATTGTTGAAGATATTATCGACAGTGGACGTACATTAAAATATTTAGTCGAATTATTTATTTATCGTCAAGCTAAATCAGTTAAAATTGTGACACTTTTAGATAAGCCTGAAGGTCGCGCAGTAGAATTAGAAGCAGATTATGCTGGATTCTTAGTGCCTAATGAATTTGTAGTCGGCTATGGATTAGATTACAAAGAAAACTACCGTCATTTACCATACGTAGGTGTCTTAAAAGAAGAAGTCTACGAGTCATAA
- the tilS gene encoding tRNA lysidine(34) synthetase TilS, which produces MEQAFKQIIEKQGYWRGQDRVLVAVSGGVDSMVLLALLQRLPQYLRPAEIGVAHFNHHLRVEADDDAQAVANYCQQHQLSFYLGEWLEPTSENGIEAAARQARYDFLLATAKEQQYDMLLTAHHGDDQVETLLIKLIRGSSLQNMVGIRPVSWREDVKIVRPLLAFNKASIENWATNQHVPYWEDASNQQDNYLRNRVRHHLVPQIANEAPHYVEKWADFTNQLNLANDLIKTRVSELYPQCVVTVAQQLYGEQLDLLKWREFSEAERYFLLSEFFQRNLIAKGGTLSQRQLQQMISDLTTAGEQVWTLADNWCVQKSYHFLKLSNQQLSPSEKIAGSISQLGDQFTLPNDGLLMLEETQKLTQERDEVIIPLDWLPLTVRSYEPGDRFVLDASGQTKKVSRLFIDKKISKTERLNIPLVLNRHDEVVWIVGFRKSYLSIVPETDKIFYKLTYYKR; this is translated from the coding sequence ATGGAGCAAGCCTTTAAACAGATTATCGAGAAACAAGGTTATTGGCGAGGGCAAGACCGTGTCTTAGTTGCTGTTTCAGGTGGAGTTGATTCGATGGTCTTACTAGCTTTATTACAACGATTACCACAATATTTACGTCCTGCTGAAATAGGCGTGGCCCATTTTAATCATCATTTACGTGTGGAAGCAGATGATGATGCTCAAGCAGTCGCAAACTATTGTCAGCAACATCAACTATCGTTTTATTTAGGCGAGTGGCTTGAACCAACTTCTGAAAACGGTATTGAAGCAGCTGCGCGTCAAGCACGTTACGATTTTTTACTTGCAACGGCTAAAGAGCAACAGTACGATATGTTGCTAACAGCTCACCACGGAGATGATCAAGTAGAGACGTTATTAATCAAATTAATTCGCGGTAGTTCGTTACAAAATATGGTAGGGATTCGTCCTGTCAGTTGGCGAGAAGACGTGAAAATCGTGCGCCCGTTACTGGCATTCAATAAAGCAAGCATTGAAAATTGGGCCACAAATCAACACGTTCCTTATTGGGAAGATGCAAGCAATCAACAGGATAACTATCTAAGAAATCGAGTGCGTCATCATCTTGTCCCACAAATTGCTAATGAAGCGCCACACTACGTTGAGAAGTGGGCGGATTTTACGAATCAATTAAATTTAGCTAATGATCTTATTAAGACTCGTGTGAGCGAACTTTATCCACAATGTGTGGTTACAGTAGCACAGCAATTGTATGGTGAACAGCTTGATTTGCTAAAATGGCGCGAATTTTCTGAAGCGGAGCGTTATTTTTTGTTGAGTGAATTTTTCCAACGGAATTTAATTGCTAAAGGTGGCACACTCTCTCAACGCCAATTGCAACAAATGATAAGTGATTTGACAACAGCAGGTGAACAAGTGTGGACACTAGCGGATAACTGGTGTGTTCAAAAATCTTATCACTTTCTTAAACTATCCAACCAGCAGCTCTCACCGAGCGAAAAAATAGCAGGAAGCATCAGTCAATTAGGTGATCAGTTTACTTTACCGAATGATGGTTTACTCATGCTGGAAGAAACACAGAAACTTACGCAAGAGAGGGATGAAGTGATCATTCCCTTGGATTGGTTGCCTTTAACCGTCCGCTCATATGAACCTGGTGATCGCTTCGTGCTTGATGCATCAGGGCAAACGAAGAAAGTTTCCCGCCTGTTCATTGATAAAAAAATCTCCAAAACAGAACGTCTCAACATCCCGTTAGTGTTAAATAGACACGACGAAGTTGTTTGGATTGTCGGTTTTAGAAAAAGTTATTTGAGTATTGTCCCTGAAACTGATAAAATATTTTACAAGCTAACTTATTACAAAAGATGA
- a CDS encoding S1 domain-containing RNA-binding protein, with protein sequence MSIEVGGKVSGKVSGITNFGAFIDLGEGKTGLVHISEVSNNYVKDINDVLTVGDTVEVKVMSVGTDGKIGLSIRRLLEGAEGTANEGASRPPRKPREERAPRKEYRKPAVQSVAKKQNFDDLMSDFMKDSEDRLLSLKRNTEGKRGGRGGRRS encoded by the coding sequence ATGTCGATTGAAGTAGGCGGAAAAGTATCGGGGAAAGTATCAGGAATTACTAATTTTGGAGCATTCATTGATTTAGGAGAAGGTAAAACGGGATTAGTCCACATTAGTGAAGTTTCAAATAATTACGTAAAAGATATCAACGACGTGTTAACCGTTGGTGATACAGTAGAAGTGAAAGTAATGAGTGTTGGCACAGACGGCAAAATTGGCTTGTCAATTCGTCGTTTATTAGAAGGGGCAGAAGGAACTGCTAATGAAGGTGCTAGCCGTCCTCCGAGAAAACCTAGAGAAGAACGCGCTCCTCGTAAAGAATATCGTAAACCGGCTGTTCAATCAGTAGCGAAAAAACAAAATTTTGATGATTTAATGAGTGATTTCATGAAAGATAGTGAAGATCGTTTATTATCGTTAAAACGTAACACAGAAGGTAAACGTGGTGGCCGCGGCGGACGTCGTAGCTAA
- a CDS encoding FtsB family cell division protein gives MEELNNYYYDEQDNQKNSPSNVTELATHYTKEQRRDFSDVQKQIIYRRRRMSVVGILSVLMLGFLGTTIIKNLTHISVLEKEYASSVKEQASLTDKQDLLSQEVELLNDPEYLAKLARQKLLISAEDETVYYIPKLDKKLQEDNKNNQ, from the coding sequence ATGGAAGAATTGAATAATTATTATTACGATGAACAAGATAATCAAAAAAATTCACCGTCTAATGTAACCGAGTTAGCTACCCATTATACAAAAGAGCAACGACGAGATTTTAGTGACGTTCAAAAGCAAATTATATATAGACGACGTAGAATGTCGGTCGTAGGCATTCTTTCAGTATTGATGTTAGGCTTTTTAGGAACGACCATCATCAAAAACTTAACGCACATTTCTGTTCTTGAAAAAGAGTATGCTAGTTCAGTCAAAGAGCAAGCAAGTTTAACAGATAAACAAGACTTGCTTTCACAAGAAGTTGAGTTGCTTAATGATCCAGAATATTTAGCGAAGTTAGCACGTCAAAAATTATTGATTTCAGCAGAAGATGAGACGGTTTACTATATTCCTAAATTGGATAAAAAATTACAAGAAGATAACAAAAACAACCAATAA
- a CDS encoding RNA-binding S4 domain-containing protein, with translation MRLDKFLKISRLIKRRSVAKEVADKGRISINDKLAKSSSKVAIGDKLTIVFGNKTLEVNVLALHESTKKEDAASMYEIIQEIDTREKPNFD, from the coding sequence ATGCGTTTAGATAAATTTTTGAAAATTTCACGCTTAATTAAACGACGTTCGGTTGCTAAAGAAGTAGCTGATAAAGGGCGTATTTCAATCAATGACAAGTTAGCAAAATCTTCAAGTAAAGTAGCTATCGGTGATAAATTAACGATTGTCTTTGGGAATAAAACACTTGAAGTTAACGTGTTAGCGTTGCATGAATCAACTAAAAAAGAAGATGCCGCATCTATGTATGAAATTATTCAGGAAATTGATACACGAGAAAAGCCTAATTTTGATTAG
- a CDS encoding polysaccharide biosynthesis protein, with translation MDNKASNTLLKGTVLLSVSAFLVKILSAIYRVPFQNIVGDEGFYVFQQVYPIYGIASIMALEGLPLFISKLVAESDDNIATLRLLNQLRRMIWLICVILCVFFLVFARFLAELMGDVQLTPLIRITAFLFLFVPNLALYRGYMQGKLLLEGTAVSQLIEQVLRVGVILVSAWMLQKGLLGDVYETGVVASSGALVGAAGAVMYIARVTRKENTLISFEHVSSEIHDTKALWKRLLAEGGMICLYAALLVIFQLVDSFIMKNALVASGVSELQAKIIKGAYDRGQPLAQVGMVISTALVVGQLPNLMQLKKEVGESYQTRFKQLMKLAAMVGLAATVGLIAIVPELNVGLFGDNKETFAIRLFVVVVALMSVIQMLQVIAQTNHANKLLFKISLLGMGAKLLTSFPLIYWLGSIGASISTILGLVVILALLYDKVYLREAGKHRPSYLLHLTVLLVLMYVVVMGVRLVWQGLPLEQFLNKRVSAILLSAAAALIGGGTFGYTVIKTHLITEEEYEVFSVNKVINKIKR, from the coding sequence ATGGATAATAAAGCAAGCAATACGTTATTAAAAGGCACCGTGCTGTTGTCAGTTAGTGCTTTTTTGGTCAAAATATTGAGCGCTATCTATCGCGTGCCTTTTCAAAATATTGTAGGGGACGAAGGTTTTTATGTCTTCCAACAAGTCTATCCTATTTATGGGATTGCGAGCATAATGGCATTGGAGGGTTTACCGCTATTCATTTCTAAATTAGTAGCGGAATCAGATGATAATATCGCGACTTTGCGCTTGCTTAATCAATTGCGCCGGATGATTTGGTTGATTTGTGTGATATTATGTGTCTTCTTTTTGGTCTTCGCCCGATTTTTAGCTGAATTGATGGGGGACGTCCAACTGACACCACTTATTCGCATAACGGCTTTCTTATTTTTATTTGTTCCCAATCTGGCGTTATACCGCGGTTATATGCAAGGCAAGTTGTTGCTTGAGGGGACAGCTGTCTCGCAGTTAATTGAACAGGTCCTACGTGTGGGCGTGATTTTGGTAAGTGCATGGATGCTCCAAAAAGGGTTATTAGGAGATGTCTATGAAACGGGTGTTGTTGCTTCAAGTGGTGCACTTGTTGGAGCAGCTGGTGCCGTCATGTATATTGCACGGGTGACACGGAAAGAAAACACGCTGATCTCGTTTGAACATGTATCGAGCGAAATTCATGATACTAAGGCACTTTGGAAAAGGTTATTGGCTGAAGGTGGCATGATATGTTTATATGCAGCGTTATTGGTCATTTTTCAACTTGTGGATTCATTTATTATGAAAAATGCGTTAGTCGCGTCAGGCGTTTCAGAATTGCAGGCGAAAATCATTAAAGGTGCGTATGACCGTGGGCAACCATTAGCTCAGGTTGGAATGGTTATCAGCACAGCCTTAGTGGTGGGGCAACTTCCTAATTTGATGCAATTAAAAAAAGAAGTCGGTGAAAGTTATCAAACCCGCTTTAAACAATTAATGAAACTAGCCGCGATGGTCGGATTAGCAGCGACCGTTGGCTTAATAGCTATAGTACCTGAATTAAATGTGGGATTATTTGGTGATAATAAAGAAACTTTTGCTATCCGTCTGTTTGTGGTAGTAGTGGCCTTAATGAGTGTGATTCAAATGTTACAAGTGATTGCTCAAACCAATCACGCTAATAAATTATTATTTAAAATCAGCTTGTTAGGGATGGGGGCAAAACTATTAACGAGTTTTCCTTTAATTTATTGGTTAGGTAGTATCGGTGCTAGTATATCGACAATTTTAGGGCTAGTGGTCATCTTAGCTTTGTTGTATGATAAAGTATACTTACGTGAAGCTGGTAAACATCGTCCAAGCTATTTACTTCATTTAACCGTGTTACTCGTGTTGATGTATGTTGTAGTCATGGGGGTTCGCCTAGTTTGGCAAGGGTTGCCATTAGAACAATTTTTAAACAAACGCGTCTCTGCTATCTTGCTGTCTGCTGCGGCAGCCTTAATTGGTGGGGGAACGTTTGGTTATACAGTAATCAAAACTCACTTGATTACAGAAGAAGAATATGAGGTTTTTTCTGTCAATAAAGTAATAAATAAAATCAAGAGGTGA